The following proteins are co-located in the Cyprinus carpio isolate SPL01 chromosome B19, ASM1834038v1, whole genome shotgun sequence genome:
- the mbpa gene encoding myelin basic protein isoform X3 produces the protein MATASTSGQSPFGLGRKKRSPGLLDKIGRFFGGDKKRKGKGSFRGHLSSSPQRPQHSSTRRRGDVNPVVHFFRSFVSSPRPKSRWRELLGLGESRSRSPPKRWSTIF, from the exons ATGGCCACTGCAAGTACCTCTGGACAAAGCCCCTTCGGGCTGGGCAGGAAGAAGAGGTCCCCTGGTCTCCTGGATAAAATTGGCAGGTTCTTCGGAGGAGACaaaaagagaaagggaaag GGCTCATTTCGTGGTCATCTATCCTCCTCTCCACAGAGACCCCAGCACTCTTCCACCCGTCGTCGTGGAGATGTCAACCCTGTGGTGCATTTCTTCAGGAGCTTT GTGTCCTCTCCTCGTCCCAAGTCGAGG TGGAGAGAACTATTGGGCCTG GGAGAAAGCCGATCTCGCTCTCCACCCAAACGCTGGAGCACCATCTTCTGA
- the mbpa gene encoding myelin basic protein isoform X2, with amino-acid sequence MATASTSGQSPFGLGRKKRSPGLLDKIGRFFGGDKKRKGKRPQHSSTRRRGDVNPVVHFFRSFVSSPRPKSRWRELLGLASPSARGSESIRSPHRRRREQKTLSRIFNLGESRSRSPPKRWSTIF; translated from the exons ATGGCCACTGCAAGTACCTCTGGACAAAGCCCCTTCGGGCTGGGCAGGAAGAAGAGGTCCCCTGGTCTCCTGGATAAAATTGGCAGGTTCTTCGGAGGAGACaaaaagagaaagggaaag AGACCCCAGCACTCTTCCACCCGTCGTCGTGGAGATGTCAACCCTGTGGTGCATTTCTTCAGGAGCTTT GTGTCCTCTCCTCGTCCCAAGTCGAGG TGGAGAGAACTATTGGGCCTG GCATCCCCGTCAGCACGTGGCTCGGAGAGCATTAGATCGCCTCACAGACGCAGAAGGGAGCAGAAAACACTCTCCAGAATCTTCAACCTG GGAGAAAGCCGATCTCGCTCTCCACCCAAACGCTGGAGCACCATCTTCTGA
- the mbpa gene encoding myelin basic protein isoform X4, with product MATASTSGQSPFGLGRKKRSPGLLDKIGRFFGGDKKRKGKGSFRGHLSSSPQRPQHSSTRRRGDVNPVVHFFRSFVSSPRPKSRGESRSRSPPKRWSTIF from the exons ATGGCCACTGCAAGTACCTCTGGACAAAGCCCCTTCGGGCTGGGCAGGAAGAAGAGGTCCCCTGGTCTCCTGGATAAAATTGGCAGGTTCTTCGGAGGAGACaaaaagagaaagggaaag GGCTCATTTCGTGGTCATCTATCCTCCTCTCCACAGAGACCCCAGCACTCTTCCACCCGTCGTCGTGGAGATGTCAACCCTGTGGTGCATTTCTTCAGGAGCTTT GTGTCCTCTCCTCGTCCCAAGTCGAGG GGAGAAAGCCGATCTCGCTCTCCACCCAAACGCTGGAGCACCATCTTCTGA
- the mbpa gene encoding myelin basic protein isoform X1, which produces MATASTSGQSPFGLGRKKRSPGLLDKIGRFFGGDKKRKGKGSFRGHLSSSPQRPQHSSTRRRGDVNPVVHFFRSFVSSPRPKSRWRELLGLASPSARGSESIRSPHRRRREQKTLSRIFNLGESRSRSPPKRWSTIF; this is translated from the exons ATGGCCACTGCAAGTACCTCTGGACAAAGCCCCTTCGGGCTGGGCAGGAAGAAGAGGTCCCCTGGTCTCCTGGATAAAATTGGCAGGTTCTTCGGAGGAGACaaaaagagaaagggaaag GGCTCATTTCGTGGTCATCTATCCTCCTCTCCACAGAGACCCCAGCACTCTTCCACCCGTCGTCGTGGAGATGTCAACCCTGTGGTGCATTTCTTCAGGAGCTTT GTGTCCTCTCCTCGTCCCAAGTCGAGG TGGAGAGAACTATTGGGCCTG GCATCCCCGTCAGCACGTGGCTCGGAGAGCATTAGATCGCCTCACAGACGCAGAAGGGAGCAGAAAACACTCTCCAGAATCTTCAACCTG GGAGAAAGCCGATCTCGCTCTCCACCCAAACGCTGGAGCACCATCTTCTGA